Proteins encoded within one genomic window of Bacillus sp. 1NLA3E:
- a CDS encoding DUF3231 family protein yields MDTIRPKKIVTRRTTHPDTNEVINSAEIGKLWATYMGNSMSKYVLRYFLQHVDDEEIKKVLENALNLSEDFLKTIEEILVNDQHPIPFGFTEGDVNLDAPRLFSDEFYLHYLKYAGKAGLSLYAIAVPLMARVDIRDFFTYVIEATVTLGNQINDLLITKGFLSKPPNIPIQDKVDFVKKQSYLTGFLGNVRSLHALEIAHLYDNIENNTTSKALLIGFGQVAKSEKLRKYLWKGKDMTANHIELCSQKLTKEDLPSSPLLDTLVTTSTFSPFSDKLMLFHKVDMFSIRISAYGNSMAVNGRHDIGAMYGKFLLEVGLYVNEGAQLMIDNGWFEQPPKAADRNDIGTT; encoded by the coding sequence ATGGATACTATAAGACCAAAAAAAATAGTGACGAGAAGAACAACCCATCCAGATACAAATGAAGTGATAAATTCAGCAGAAATCGGTAAACTTTGGGCTACTTACATGGGGAATAGTATGTCCAAATACGTCTTAAGGTATTTTCTTCAGCATGTCGATGATGAAGAAATAAAAAAGGTTTTAGAAAACGCGCTCAATTTAAGTGAAGATTTTCTAAAAACAATTGAAGAAATACTAGTTAATGACCAACATCCAATTCCATTTGGATTTACTGAAGGAGATGTAAATCTGGATGCTCCGAGGTTATTTTCTGATGAATTTTACCTTCATTATTTAAAATATGCGGGAAAAGCAGGGCTCAGCCTCTATGCAATAGCCGTCCCGTTAATGGCGAGAGTAGATATTAGAGATTTTTTTACCTATGTAATTGAAGCGACTGTAACACTGGGAAATCAAATAAACGATTTATTAATCACCAAGGGCTTCTTATCAAAACCACCGAATATCCCGATCCAGGATAAGGTGGATTTTGTAAAAAAACAAAGTTATTTAACCGGATTTTTGGGGAATGTGAGATCACTCCATGCTTTGGAAATTGCCCATTTGTACGATAATATCGAAAACAATACCACTAGCAAGGCTTTATTAATTGGATTTGGTCAAGTAGCCAAATCGGAAAAGTTACGAAAATATTTATGGAAGGGAAAAGATATGACTGCCAACCACATTGAGCTTTGCTCGCAGAAACTGACGAAAGAGGATTTACCCTCTTCGCCCCTTTTGGATACACTCGTGACAACTTCAACATTTTCTCCCTTTTCAGATAAATTAATGTTGTTTCATAAAGTAGACATGTTCTCAATACGGATCAGTGCCTATGGAAATTCAATGGCTGTTAACGGAAGACATGACATCGGGGCTATGTACGGTAAATTTCTATTGGAAGTAGGGTTATATGTTAATGAAGGAGCACAATTAATGATTGATAACGGCTGGTTTGAACAACCACCAAAAGCAGCGGATCGAAATGACATAGGCACAACCTAG
- a CDS encoding shikimate kinase has protein sequence MLVNREVPLRERSIVFIGFMGVGKTTIGKLVAKKLYRDFIDIDEEIQKEYNMPVSQIFEKIGEKAFREREKSLITSLCDQKLKILSLGGGAFLQEEIKKVCLSKCIVFFLDLSWESWKDRISLIIDSRPVLQGKSIDEIEELFNKRQEIYAVHHSKVETDNHDVEEVAQFIVDSLKLAWELN, from the coding sequence ATCTTGGTAAATCGTGAAGTACCTTTGAGAGAAAGAAGTATTGTATTTATAGGGTTCATGGGGGTTGGAAAAACCACTATAGGCAAACTGGTAGCCAAAAAACTTTATCGAGATTTTATCGATATCGATGAAGAAATTCAAAAAGAATATAATATGCCGGTTTCACAAATTTTTGAAAAGATCGGTGAAAAGGCTTTTCGGGAAAGAGAAAAGAGTCTCATCACAAGTTTGTGTGACCAAAAATTGAAAATCCTATCACTAGGTGGTGGTGCATTTTTACAAGAAGAAATCAAAAAAGTATGTTTGTCTAAATGTATTGTTTTCTTTTTGGATTTGTCTTGGGAGAGTTGGAAGGACCGGATCAGCTTGATTATTGATAGCCGTCCAGTATTACAGGGGAAATCTATTGATGAAATTGAAGAGCTTTTTAATAAAAGACAAGAAATCTATGCGGTACACCATTCAAAAGTGGAAACTGATAACCATGATGTTGAAGAAGTAGCACAATTTATAGTCGATTCCTTAAAGTTGGCCTGGGAGTTAAATTAA
- the aroD gene encoding type I 3-dehydroquinate dehydratase: MFFLFKSQRVNIMTGTLTIKNMTIGEGIPKIIVPLVGVSEAEIIQEAELVKSLQPDVVEWRVDIYEHVESLEAVTNMITKLREVFSETLILFTFRSHKEGGNKEISDQFYVELNQTAIQTKNIDLVDVELFNEEKNVISLVSAAKENGVFVIMSNHDFFKTPAKDEIVSRLRKMQEYGADIPKIAVMPTSVEDVITLMDATNTMKTQYADRPIITMSMAGTGVISRLAGEFFGSAFTFGAGKSASAPGQIPVSDLRTVLEILHKSM; the protein is encoded by the coding sequence ATGTTTTTTTTATTTAAATCGCAAAGGGTGAATATCATGACGGGTACATTAACAATAAAAAATATGACGATTGGCGAAGGAATCCCCAAAATTATCGTGCCACTTGTTGGAGTATCAGAAGCAGAAATTATCCAAGAGGCAGAATTAGTGAAGTCTCTTCAGCCCGACGTTGTGGAATGGCGTGTCGATATTTATGAACACGTTGAAAGCTTAGAAGCCGTTACAAATATGATAACTAAGCTTCGCGAAGTATTTTCTGAAACACTCATATTATTTACTTTCAGAAGTCATAAAGAAGGCGGAAACAAAGAAATAAGCGATCAGTTTTATGTAGAGTTAAATCAAACAGCAATCCAAACGAAAAATATTGATCTAGTTGATGTTGAATTATTTAATGAAGAAAAGAATGTTATATCGCTTGTTTCGGCTGCTAAAGAAAACGGTGTTTTTGTCATTATGTCAAATCACGACTTTTTCAAGACCCCGGCAAAGGATGAAATTGTAAGTAGACTACGCAAAATGCAAGAGTATGGAGCAGATATTCCGAAAATTGCAGTAATGCCAACTAGTGTAGAAGATGTGATTACATTAATGGACGCAACAAACACAATGAAAACACAATATGCTGATCGCCCAATCATTACGATGTCGATGGCAGGTACTGGTGTAATTAGTCGTTTGGCTGGCGAATTTTTTGGTTCGGCATTCACGTTTGGAGCAGGTAAGTCAGCTTCAGCTCCAGGTCAAATTCCAGTTTCAGATTTAAGAACGGTTCTCGAAATTTTACACAAAAGTATGTAA
- a CDS encoding shikimate dehydrogenase — MADLGRIDGRTKLLGLLATPIGHSLSPAMHNMSLRKLGLNYAYMAFEVGNAQLADVVTGMRALNVRGFNVSMPNKTKILPLLDELSPAAQFAGAVNTVVNEDGKLIGHITDGTGYMRGLKEAGIDVIGKKITLLGAGGAATAIAIQAALDGVAEISIFNRDDEFFARAEKNVQIINEEIKGINCKATVYRLEDVETLKAEIASSDILTNATGVGMKPLEGESLIQDASWLRPELIVSDVVYIPRKTKLLAMAETVGCQTLNGLGMMLWQGAKAFEIWTGQEMPVEYVKEQMF; from the coding sequence ATGGCAGATCTTGGACGTATTGATGGAAGAACAAAATTACTAGGACTTCTTGCTACACCGATTGGACACTCTTTATCACCGGCAATGCATAACATGTCTCTAAGAAAATTAGGTCTAAATTACGCATACATGGCTTTCGAGGTTGGTAATGCGCAACTTGCCGATGTAGTAACGGGAATGCGGGCTCTAAATGTAAGAGGATTTAACGTTTCCATGCCAAACAAAACAAAAATTCTTCCACTACTGGATGAACTTTCACCGGCTGCTCAGTTTGCAGGCGCAGTTAACACAGTAGTAAACGAAGACGGCAAGTTAATTGGTCACATTACAGATGGTACTGGGTATATGCGTGGTTTAAAAGAAGCTGGCATTGATGTAATAGGGAAGAAAATCACCTTACTTGGAGCAGGCGGAGCAGCAACAGCCATTGCCATCCAAGCTGCACTAGACGGCGTAGCTGAGATTTCGATCTTTAACCGTGATGATGAATTTTTTGCAAGAGCAGAAAAAAATGTCCAGATCATCAATGAAGAAATAAAAGGAATTAATTGTAAGGCAACTGTTTATCGCCTTGAAGACGTTGAAACATTAAAAGCAGAAATTGCCAGCAGTGATATCTTAACGAATGCAACAGGTGTTGGCATGAAACCTTTAGAGGGTGAAAGCCTGATTCAAGACGCATCATGGCTTAGACCTGAATTAATCGTATCAGATGTTGTGTATATCCCACGTAAAACTAAGTTGTTAGCAATGGCTGAAACAGTTGGCTGCCAAACACTTAACGGCCTAGGTATGATGCTGTGGCAGGGAGCTAAAGCGTTCGAGATTTGGACAGGACAAGAAATGCCAGTTGAATATGTCAAAGAGCAAATGTTTTAA
- a CDS encoding MFS transporter codes for MKNRYLPTAIVLYINYFVHGMGAIILAQNMKFLTGQLHTDNAGVAYVISALGIGRLIALFVSGALSDKFGRKPFVAIGMGVYAVFFVGILFSPSVEVAFIFAIMAGIANSLLDSGTYPALMESFPKTAGTANVIIKAFISGGQFALPMIIGFIINHDMYYGISFLIPVAIFILNGIFLTKMPFPSHIKDGNSKDSASTETIFASKPKFWIEGLCIILIGYTATATFYLIQVWLPTYGQDVVGMAEVTALKLISYYSLGSLASVFLTSYLVKSLVKPVTIVFIYPLISFITLIAIWQIQTPTMVVIGAAVIGFSAAGGVLQLALTVMTEFFNQSKGKITGIVYTASSLASFTIPVVTGIISRTSVENIIVFDAGIAFVGTLLAIVVNVRYRKVFKKETNQVKMSA; via the coding sequence ATGAAAAACAGGTACTTACCAACGGCAATCGTTCTTTATATAAACTATTTTGTACATGGAATGGGCGCCATTATCTTAGCCCAAAATATGAAATTTTTAACGGGTCAGTTACACACAGATAATGCAGGAGTAGCTTACGTCATCTCCGCTTTAGGGATCGGCCGCTTAATTGCATTGTTTGTATCAGGTGCATTATCTGATAAATTCGGTCGAAAGCCGTTTGTTGCTATAGGTATGGGTGTATATGCAGTTTTCTTTGTTGGAATTTTATTCAGCCCTAGTGTTGAAGTGGCCTTCATCTTTGCGATTATGGCTGGTATCGCCAACTCTCTCTTAGATTCAGGAACATATCCGGCACTAATGGAGTCATTCCCTAAGACAGCAGGAACAGCTAACGTCATCATCAAAGCCTTTATTTCAGGAGGACAATTTGCGCTTCCGATGATTATCGGTTTTATCATTAACCATGATATGTATTATGGTATTTCGTTCTTAATCCCAGTGGCTATATTTATCCTAAATGGGATTTTCCTTACTAAGATGCCTTTCCCAAGTCATATAAAAGATGGCAATAGTAAGGACAGTGCAAGCACTGAAACTATTTTTGCATCCAAACCAAAATTTTGGATAGAAGGCTTGTGCATCATTCTAATTGGTTATACTGCAACAGCAACATTCTATCTCATCCAAGTTTGGTTACCAACCTACGGACAAGATGTAGTTGGTATGGCCGAAGTAACGGCGCTTAAATTGATTAGTTATTACAGCTTAGGATCACTAGCATCTGTTTTCCTTACCTCTTATCTTGTAAAGAGCCTAGTTAAACCAGTGACAATCGTGTTCATCTATCCATTAATTTCATTTATTACTTTGATTGCTATTTGGCAAATCCAAACACCAACAATGGTTGTGATTGGTGCGGCAGTTATTGGTTTCTCTGCAGCAGGTGGAGTTCTTCAATTAGCATTAACTGTTATGACTGAATTCTTTAATCAAAGCAAGGGTAAAATTACGGGTATCGTTTATACAGCATCAAGTTTAGCATCTTTTACAATTCCTGTTGTTACAGGTATCATTTCAAGAACTAGTGTTGAAAACATCATTGTTTTTGATGCAGGAATTGCCTTTGTAGGGACATTATTAGCGATTGTAGTAAACGTGAGATATCGTAAAGTTTTTAAAAAGGAAACTAACCAAGTTAAGATGAGCGCTTAA